A region of Lacinutrix sp. Hel_I_90 DNA encodes the following proteins:
- a CDS encoding 5'-nucleotidase C-terminal domain-containing protein, with the protein MKFNHIITCLIALSFYACKQQPLTLTAIEGKQITISDSIAIDQDYDSIIAPYRARLNEDMNAILSYAPKTYSKSDGDLNTAIGNLMADIVYTEGNPIFNIRTNKNIDAVILNHGGIRAIISKGNITTKTAFEVMPFENSIVVVAIKGQQIDSMMQYLSEAKRPHPVQGITLTLDKDYKIKEALVNNKPIDQNKTYYVATNDYLYNGGDGMRFFNPNDSVYYLDYKIRNAMLDYFKKVDTIRPKIDDRFTKAK; encoded by the coding sequence ATGAAATTCAATCATATTATTACCTGCCTAATAGCATTGAGCTTTTACGCTTGTAAACAGCAGCCGTTAACACTAACCGCTATTGAAGGCAAACAAATCACTATTAGTGACTCCATTGCAATTGATCAAGACTATGATTCTATAATTGCGCCATACAGAGCACGTTTGAACGAAGATATGAATGCCATACTTTCTTATGCGCCTAAAACTTACAGCAAAAGTGATGGTGACTTAAATACGGCGATAGGCAATTTAATGGCAGATATTGTATATACCGAAGGCAACCCTATTTTTAACATAAGAACGAACAAAAACATTGATGCCGTTATATTGAATCATGGGGGTATTCGGGCTATCATTTCAAAAGGCAATATTACGACAAAGACTGCTTTTGAAGTTATGCCCTTTGAAAACAGCATCGTTGTTGTTGCTATAAAAGGACAGCAAATAGATAGTATGATGCAGTATTTAAGTGAAGCCAAACGCCCACATCCTGTTCAAGGCATTACCTTAACATTAGATAAGGACTATAAAATAAAAGAAGCTTTGGTCAACAATAAGCCTATTGATCAAAATAAGACCTATTATGTGGCAACAAACGATTACCTCTACAATGGCGGCGACGGAATGCGTTTTTTTAATCCAAACGACAGTGTTTACTACTTAGATTATAAGATAAGGAATGCCATGTTAGATTACTTTAAAAAAGTAGACACTATTAGACCAAAAATTGACGACAGATTCACAAAAGCCAAATAA
- a CDS encoding enoyl-ACP reductase, whose product MSYNLLKGKKGIIFGALDENSIAWKTAERVHEEGGTFVLTNAPVAMRMGQINALAEKTGSQIIPADATSEEDIQNLIEQSMEILGGKIDFVLHSIGMSINVRKGKAYTDQNYAWTQKGTDVSAMSFHKVMQTLYKQDAMNEWGSIVALTYMAAQRVFPDYNDMADNKAYLESIARSFGYFFGRDKKVRVNTISQSPTPTTAGSGVKGFDGFLAYAEQMSPLGNATALDCANYTVTLFSDLTKRVTLQNLYNDGGFSNMGVSDAVMDAFVESQEGK is encoded by the coding sequence ATGTCATACAATTTACTAAAAGGAAAAAAAGGAATCATATTTGGAGCCTTAGATGAAAATTCAATTGCCTGGAAAACGGCAGAACGTGTTCACGAAGAGGGAGGAACTTTTGTTCTAACCAATGCACCAGTTGCCATGAGAATGGGACAAATTAATGCCTTAGCAGAAAAAACAGGGTCACAAATTATTCCTGCCGATGCAACGAGTGAAGAAGATATTCAAAACCTTATTGAGCAATCCATGGAAATTTTAGGTGGTAAAATAGATTTCGTTTTACACTCTATAGGGATGTCTATTAATGTTAGAAAAGGAAAGGCTTATACCGATCAAAATTATGCTTGGACTCAGAAAGGAACAGACGTTTCTGCAATGTCTTTCCACAAAGTGATGCAGACCTTATATAAGCAAGATGCTATGAATGAATGGGGAAGTATAGTGGCGCTGACTTATATGGCGGCACAGCGCGTATTTCCTGATTATAATGATATGGCAGATAACAAAGCCTATTTAGAAAGTATTGCACGTAGTTTTGGCTATTTCTTTGGAAGAGATAAAAAAGTAAGAGTGAATACTATTTCCCAATCGCCAACACCTACAACGGCAGGAAGTGGTGTTAAGGGATTTGATGGCTTTTTAGCGTATGCAGAACAAATGTCACCTTTAGGTAACGCTACCGCATTAGATTGTGCTAATTACACTGTGACGCTATTTAGTGATTTAACGAAGCGTGTTACTTTACAAAACTTATATAACGATGGTGGTTTTAGTAATATGGGAGTCAGCGATGCTGTAATGGATGCTTTTGTGGAGTCACAAGAAGGGAAGTAA
- the coaBC gene encoding bifunctional phosphopantothenoylcysteine decarboxylase/phosphopantothenate--cysteine ligase CoaBC produces the protein MSIVSGKNILLGISAGIAAYKTASLVRAFIKAGAHVKVVMTPASKDFVTPLTLSTLSKNPVHSSFYNEDDENAEWNNHVELGLWADYLIVAPATANTLSKMAHGTCDNLLLATYLSAKCPVYFAPAMDLDMYKHPSTLHTFEKLKSYGNIMIPATSGELASGLVGEGRLAEPEDILAFMEADILGKLPLQGKTILLTAGPTYEAIDPVRFIGNHSSGKMGFEIAKAAANLGAKVILITGPTHQKVSHSLIETIAVISAQDMYEAAHRFFENVDVAILSAAVADYKPKEVASSKIKKEDTTLTLELEKTKDILASLGAIKKQQLLVGFALETNNELEYAKGKLKKKNLDLIVLNSLNDKGAGFKTDTNKVTIIDNKGNMTAYELKSKTEVAKDLVGVIIQKLNA, from the coding sequence ATGTCTATAGTAAGCGGCAAAAATATACTTTTGGGCATTAGTGCTGGTATAGCTGCTTATAAAACAGCCTCATTAGTAAGAGCCTTTATAAAAGCAGGTGCACACGTAAAAGTGGTTATGACACCTGCTTCTAAAGACTTCGTTACACCGCTTACCTTATCTACACTTTCTAAAAATCCTGTGCATTCTTCATTTTATAATGAAGACGATGAAAATGCAGAATGGAACAATCATGTTGAATTAGGTTTATGGGCAGACTATTTAATAGTCGCTCCAGCTACAGCAAATACCTTGTCTAAAATGGCACATGGTACTTGTGATAATTTGTTGTTAGCAACGTATCTCTCAGCAAAATGCCCAGTGTATTTTGCACCAGCGATGGATTTAGACATGTATAAACATCCTTCAACATTACACACTTTTGAAAAGCTTAAAAGCTACGGCAATATCATGATTCCAGCAACCTCTGGTGAATTAGCAAGTGGTTTAGTTGGTGAAGGTCGTTTAGCTGAGCCTGAAGATATTTTGGCTTTCATGGAGGCCGATATTTTAGGTAAATTACCACTTCAAGGAAAAACAATACTTTTAACGGCTGGACCCACTTACGAAGCTATAGATCCAGTACGCTTTATTGGTAATCATTCTAGTGGGAAAATGGGCTTTGAGATTGCAAAAGCTGCCGCGAATTTAGGTGCTAAGGTTATTTTAATTACAGGGCCAACACATCAAAAAGTCAGTCACAGCTTGATTGAAACGATAGCAGTAATAAGTGCGCAAGACATGTATGAGGCAGCGCATCGGTTTTTTGAAAATGTAGATGTCGCTATTTTATCAGCAGCTGTAGCAGACTATAAACCAAAAGAAGTTGCAAGCAGTAAAATAAAAAAGGAGGACACGACGTTAACTTTAGAGCTAGAAAAAACAAAGGATATTCTGGCCTCACTGGGCGCAATAAAAAAACAGCAGCTGTTAGTCGGTTTTGCATTAGAAACCAATAATGAATTGGAATATGCAAAAGGAAAACTTAAAAAGAAGAATTTAGATTTAATTGTATTAAATTCGTTAAATGATAAAGGTGCCGGTTTTAAAACCGATACTAACAAAGTGACTATTATAGATAACAAAGGTAACATGACTGCTTACGAATTAAAATCTAAAACCGAAGTGGCTAAAGATCTGGTAGGCGTTATAATTCAGAAATTAAATGCGTAA
- the recN gene encoding DNA repair protein RecN → MLTSLSIKNYALIDHLHVDFNNGFTIITGETGAGKSILLGGLSLILGKRADLSSLRDKEAKCVIEAHFDVTNYNLKALFEANDIDFETQTIIRREILPSGKSRAFVNDSPANLSSLQALGERLIDIHSQHETLQLVDDDFQFEVIDALAENNNELQDYAIQLSVYKKLKGELKHLLDFRKDAIKEHEYHSFLLNELTQAKLKEGELEVLEEEYEMLSNIETIQEKLTASNQLLSDEQIGVINALTELKTVLKQLANVSNKYEELYNRVNSSLIELDDVFSEVERFQEDLEVNPNRLEEVNAKLATLNNLFQKHAVTDISSLIEIRAQLEEKVSATENVDSDIAKKEAEIKGVKAKLDAVAGAIHTKRTKAVPDLKQQLEHILSSLGMPNAQFDIKLSLDETYYKNGKEALSFLFSANKGGDFKTLKKAASGGELSRIMLAIKSILTRYINLPTIMFDEIDTGVSGEISNKMAEIMSQMSTTMQVFSITHLPQIAAKGHTHYKVYKEDVNNITTTNLIQLNHDERIVEIAQMLGGIDLSNSALAHAKELLN, encoded by the coding sequence ATGCTAACATCATTATCTATTAAAAACTACGCTTTAATCGACCACTTACATGTTGATTTTAATAATGGTTTTACCATAATTACAGGAGAAACTGGCGCGGGAAAGTCTATTTTACTTGGCGGTTTATCATTAATCTTAGGAAAACGTGCCGACTTAAGCAGTCTGCGTGACAAAGAGGCTAAATGTGTTATTGAAGCGCATTTTGACGTTACCAATTATAATTTAAAAGCACTTTTTGAAGCTAACGACATAGACTTTGAGACGCAAACGATTATTCGGCGAGAAATTTTACCTTCTGGAAAATCACGTGCTTTTGTAAATGATTCGCCAGCAAATTTATCAAGTTTACAGGCACTAGGTGAACGATTAATTGATATTCACTCGCAGCATGAAACGCTTCAACTGGTAGATGATGATTTTCAGTTTGAAGTTATTGATGCCTTAGCTGAAAATAACAACGAATTACAAGACTATGCCATTCAGCTTTCAGTTTATAAGAAATTAAAGGGTGAATTAAAGCATCTATTAGATTTCCGAAAAGATGCGATAAAAGAACACGAGTATCACTCTTTTTTACTAAATGAATTAACCCAAGCGAAGTTAAAAGAAGGGGAGCTCGAAGTGTTAGAAGAAGAATATGAGATGCTTAGTAATATTGAAACCATTCAAGAGAAATTAACAGCTTCAAACCAATTATTAAGCGACGAACAAATAGGCGTTATTAATGCATTAACTGAATTAAAAACCGTTTTAAAGCAGCTTGCTAACGTTTCAAATAAGTATGAAGAGCTTTACAATCGTGTCAATAGCAGTCTTATAGAATTAGACGATGTGTTTTCAGAGGTGGAGCGTTTTCAGGAAGATCTTGAGGTAAACCCCAATCGATTAGAAGAAGTAAATGCTAAATTAGCAACATTAAACAACCTTTTTCAAAAGCATGCCGTTACAGATATTTCAAGTCTTATAGAAATAAGAGCGCAATTGGAAGAAAAAGTTTCAGCAACCGAAAATGTGGATTCAGATATCGCTAAGAAAGAAGCAGAGATCAAGGGTGTTAAAGCCAAGCTTGATGCTGTCGCAGGAGCTATTCATACCAAAAGAACAAAAGCAGTTCCAGATTTAAAGCAACAATTAGAACATATTTTATCAAGTTTGGGAATGCCAAATGCACAGTTTGATATTAAATTATCTCTCGATGAAACCTATTATAAAAACGGAAAAGAAGCGTTGTCCTTTTTATTTTCAGCAAATAAAGGCGGTGACTTCAAAACATTAAAAAAAGCAGCCTCGGGAGGTGAGTTGTCTCGTATTATGTTAGCTATAAAATCGATACTCACGAGATACATCAATCTACCAACAATCATGTTCGATGAGATAGATACCGGTGTTTCAGGGGAGATTTCAAATAAAATGGCTGAAATCATGTCGCAAATGAGTACAACAATGCAGGTGTTTAGTATCACACACTTACCACAAATTGCTGCCAAAGGACATACTCATTATAAAGTCTACAAAGAAGATGTTAATAATATAACCACAACCAATCTAATACAATTAAACCATGATGAGCGTATTGTCGAAATTGCTCAAATGTTAGGAGGTATTGACCTTAGCAATTCTGCTTTAGCACATGCCAAGGAATTATTAAACTAA
- the dapA gene encoding 4-hydroxy-tetrahydrodipicolinate synthase has product MNNPFLGTGIAIVTPFKNDGSVDHHSLANIVEYNIENGTNYIVISGTTGESATITAKEKEEIIKTISETNKGRLPLVLGIGGNDTAKVIQEIQNTDLSAFTGILSVSPYYSKPTQEGVYQHFKAIAEACPISIILYNVPGRTASNMSPETTLRLAKDFENIVAVKEAGNSMSQYLHLLRDKPEGFGIISGDDDLVLGVLLAGGDGVISVIGQALPKAFSKMIDLGRAGKAKEAYAIHFSLMEITSLIFSENNPSGVKAVLQGLNLCGDTVRLPLVPATDSLKEKIRSFLTAFKNK; this is encoded by the coding sequence ATGAATAACCCCTTTTTAGGAACAGGAATAGCTATCGTCACACCCTTTAAAAATGATGGAAGTGTTGATCACCATTCATTAGCAAATATTGTTGAATACAATATTGAAAATGGCACCAATTACATTGTTATTTCAGGTACAACTGGAGAAAGTGCAACGATAACAGCAAAAGAGAAAGAGGAGATTATTAAAACGATTTCAGAGACCAATAAGGGGCGTTTGCCATTAGTGTTAGGCATTGGAGGAAACGATACAGCTAAAGTCATACAAGAAATACAAAACACAGATTTGTCTGCGTTTACTGGCATATTATCTGTTTCACCTTACTATAGTAAGCCAACACAAGAGGGAGTGTATCAGCACTTTAAAGCTATAGCAGAGGCGTGCCCAATTTCTATTATACTCTATAATGTTCCAGGCAGAACAGCTTCAAACATGTCGCCAGAAACGACTTTGCGTTTAGCTAAGGATTTTGAAAATATAGTTGCTGTTAAAGAGGCAGGGAATAGCATGTCACAATATTTACATTTATTAAGAGATAAACCAGAAGGTTTTGGGATTATTTCTGGGGATGACGATTTAGTTTTAGGCGTTCTTTTAGCAGGGGGCGATGGTGTAATTTCAGTTATTGGTCAGGCATTACCAAAAGCTTTTTCTAAAATGATTGATTTAGGAAGAGCAGGAAAAGCAAAAGAGGCCTATGCCATTCATTTTAGTTTAATGGAAATTACCAGTTTAATTTTTTCTGAAAATAATCCGTCAGGTGTTAAAGCCGTCTTGCAAGGCTTAAATTTGTGTGGTGATACTGTGCGTTTACCTTTAGTTCCAGCGACTGATTCTCTAAAGGAAAAAATCAGAAGTTTTTTAACGGCGTTTAAAAACAAGTAG
- a CDS encoding DUF4835 family protein, with product MRNTLVLFLLFFSVIGFSQELNCNVVVNAQLTGNENLQIFKTLENQLTEFVNTTQWTKRKFKQQERIDCNIVINVTNQNGENFEAGIQVQSSRPVYGSTYNTPIYNINDKDFNFSYLEFQTLVYNENQFESNLISVLAYHINMILGMDAESFALEGGDDYFKQAQRITNYSQQEGFKGWKLEDGLQSRFALIDNILSPTFGDFRKVMYNYHRRGLDIMSENTKDGKNEIALALDFFKKMNANRPNSYLTRVFFDAKAEEIEQIFSSGPNVDVSNLIELLNRVAPTYASKWRNIKF from the coding sequence ATGCGTAATACACTTGTACTTTTTCTTTTATTTTTTAGTGTTATTGGTTTCTCTCAGGAGCTAAACTGTAATGTAGTCGTAAACGCACAACTTACAGGTAATGAAAACCTGCAAATTTTTAAAACATTGGAAAACCAATTAACAGAGTTTGTTAATACTACCCAATGGACTAAAAGAAAGTTTAAGCAGCAAGAACGTATTGATTGTAATATTGTAATTAATGTTACTAATCAAAATGGTGAGAATTTTGAAGCGGGAATACAAGTGCAATCTTCAAGACCAGTCTATGGTTCAACTTATAATACTCCTATTTATAATATAAACGACAAAGACTTTAATTTTAGTTACTTAGAGTTTCAAACACTGGTTTACAATGAAAATCAGTTTGAATCTAACTTAATTTCAGTACTAGCTTATCATATTAATATGATATTAGGTATGGATGCTGAATCTTTTGCCCTAGAAGGTGGAGATGATTATTTCAAGCAGGCACAGCGTATTACAAATTACTCACAACAAGAAGGTTTTAAAGGCTGGAAATTAGAAGACGGCTTACAAAGTCGTTTTGCGTTAATCGACAATATTTTATCACCAACATTTGGAGACTTTAGAAAAGTAATGTACAATTACCACAGACGCGGTTTAGACATTATGAGTGAAAATACAAAAGACGGGAAAAACGAAATTGCTTTAGCGTTAGATTTCTTTAAAAAAATGAATGCCAATAGACCTAATTCTTATTTAACCAGAGTTTTTTTTGATGCTAAAGCAGAAGAGATCGAACAAATTTTTTCATCGGGACCTAATGTTGATGTTTCAAATTTAATTGAGTTATTAAATAGAGTGGCGCCAACATACGCTAGCAAATGGCGAAATATTAAATTTTAG
- a CDS encoding outer membrane protein assembly factor BamD, whose amino-acid sequence MKKLLIILIIALSFSSCNEYQKALKSEDVGLKFKKGEELYNAGKYSKANRLFEQIIPQYRGKPQAEKLMYLNADATYKMEQYYISGYHFERFVSAYPESEKQEEARFKSAKSYYQLSPVYSKDQADTVVAIEKLQEYINLYSESTNVTEANALVKELDFKLEKKAFEIAKQYNRISDYQAAMASIDNFIIDFPGTSLREEAMYIKFDSAYQLASKSIAYKQKARIEAAIAYYKKFKTSYPNSEFLEEATNNYEDLLKQLEQYSTQS is encoded by the coding sequence ATGAAGAAATTACTTATCATCCTTATTATAGCTTTAAGTTTTAGTTCTTGTAACGAATACCAGAAGGCATTGAAGTCTGAAGATGTTGGTCTCAAGTTTAAAAAAGGAGAAGAATTGTATAATGCTGGTAAATATTCGAAAGCAAACCGTTTGTTTGAGCAAATTATACCACAGTATAGAGGGAAGCCTCAGGCAGAAAAGTTAATGTACCTAAATGCTGATGCTACTTACAAGATGGAGCAGTATTATATCTCAGGGTATCATTTTGAACGTTTCGTATCTGCTTATCCAGAAAGTGAAAAGCAAGAAGAAGCACGATTTAAAAGTGCGAAAAGCTATTATCAATTATCACCCGTGTATTCAAAAGATCAGGCAGATACAGTAGTAGCTATAGAAAAGCTTCAGGAGTATATTAATTTATATTCTGAATCTACTAATGTTACGGAGGCTAATGCGTTGGTAAAAGAATTAGATTTTAAATTAGAAAAGAAAGCTTTTGAAATAGCAAAACAGTATAATAGAATTTCAGATTATCAAGCGGCAATGGCCTCAATCGATAATTTTATAATTGATTTTCCAGGAACATCGCTTCGTGAGGAAGCCATGTACATTAAGTTTGATTCTGCTTATCAATTAGCTTCTAAAAGTATAGCGTATAAACAGAAAGCGCGTATAGAAGCAGCAATAGCTTACTATAAAAAGTTTAAAACGTCTTACCCTAATTCTGAATTTTTAGAAGAAGCAACAAATAATTACGAAGACCTTTTAAAGCAATTAGAACAATACAGTACACAAAGTTAA
- a CDS encoding DNA-directed RNA polymerase subunit omega, producing the protein MDLKKIDAPLTTTTYNRNAIDEPTGNIYEAISIISRRAEQINSEIKKELIEKLEEFATYNDSLEEVFENKEQIEVSKFYEKLPKPHALAVKEWLDSKVYYRNTEEDNQK; encoded by the coding sequence ATGGATTTAAAAAAGATTGATGCGCCGTTAACAACAACAACGTATAATAGAAATGCAATAGATGAACCAACTGGAAACATCTACGAAGCGATTTCAATTATATCGAGAAGAGCAGAGCAAATTAATTCAGAAATTAAAAAGGAATTAATTGAAAAGTTAGAGGAGTTTGCTACTTACAATGATTCTTTAGAAGAAGTTTTTGAGAACAAAGAGCAAATTGAAGTTTCTAAATTCTATGAAAAATTGCCTAAGCCACATGCTCTAGCAGTTAAAGAATGGTTAGATTCTAAAGTATATTACAGAAATACAGAGGAAGACAACCAAAAATAA
- a CDS encoding RNA polymerase sigma factor → MTTETKLLKELQSKGTKDSAFSQLVSIYKERLYWHIRHIVKSHDDADDALQNTFIKAYRSINKFKGDSKIYSWLYRIATNEAITLINKNAKRQQISNEEAQQLAINNMQADVYFEGDAIQLKLQLAIATLPKKQQLVFNMKYFQDLKYREMSEILETSEGALKASYNIATKKIQAYLTNN, encoded by the coding sequence GTGACTACAGAAACCAAACTTTTAAAAGAATTACAATCCAAAGGAACAAAAGATAGTGCCTTTAGCCAACTTGTGTCTATTTACAAAGAACGTTTATACTGGCACATAAGACATATCGTTAAATCACATGATGATGCCGATGATGCATTACAAAACACATTTATAAAAGCTTACAGAAGTATCAATAAGTTTAAAGGGGATAGTAAAATATATTCCTGGCTCTATCGCATTGCTACAAATGAAGCGATTACTTTAATAAATAAGAATGCAAAACGTCAACAAATTTCAAATGAAGAAGCACAGCAACTAGCCATTAACAATATGCAGGCCGATGTGTACTTTGAAGGAGACGCGATTCAATTAAAATTACAGCTGGCTATAGCTACACTGCCTAAAAAGCAACAACTGGTTTTTAACATGAAATACTTTCAAGACTTAAAATACCGTGAGATGTCTGAGATTTTAGAGACCAGTGAAGGCGCATTAAAAGCATCCTATAATATTGCGACTAAAAAAATCCAAGCTTATTTAACAAATAATTAA